A single Crateriforma conspicua DNA region contains:
- a CDS encoding NADPH:quinone reductase gives MKAACVRRTGAPDVIQIEDVPSPQAGPGQIVIDVEAASVNPIDTYVRSGVIAAELPAPYFPGCDAAGTVAALGDGVKDFKVGDRVWCTNQGLVGRQGTFAQQIAVDAQWCYPTPDSVTSDEIASVALVGITAHLGLFREAHLEPGETVLVIGGSGGVGSMVVQMAKIAGATVITTAGSDEKAQRAADYGADVVINYQKQSITEAVMQAAPAGVNVMWETRREPDFDAAVGMLAERGRMILMAGRDARPEFPVGPFYVKECSLHGFVMFKGTPLELRKAADQINQWMDDGRLKANIGATFPLQQAAEAHRLQEEATLHGKGNLTGKIVVKV, from the coding sequence ATGAAAGCCGCTTGCGTCCGACGGACCGGTGCCCCCGATGTCATTCAAATCGAAGACGTCCCGTCGCCCCAGGCCGGCCCCGGCCAAATCGTGATCGATGTCGAAGCGGCCAGTGTGAATCCGATCGACACCTACGTGCGGTCGGGCGTGATCGCCGCCGAACTGCCCGCCCCCTACTTTCCCGGATGCGATGCCGCCGGGACGGTCGCCGCACTGGGCGACGGGGTCAAGGATTTCAAGGTCGGCGACCGCGTATGGTGCACCAACCAAGGTCTGGTCGGACGTCAGGGCACGTTCGCCCAGCAGATCGCCGTGGATGCCCAGTGGTGCTACCCCACGCCCGATTCGGTCACCAGTGACGAAATCGCATCGGTCGCCTTGGTCGGCATCACCGCCCACTTGGGATTGTTTCGCGAAGCCCACCTGGAACCCGGAGAAACCGTGTTGGTCATCGGCGGCAGCGGTGGTGTCGGTTCGATGGTCGTGCAAATGGCCAAGATCGCCGGCGCGACGGTGATCACCACCGCGGGTTCAGACGAAAAAGCACAGCGTGCGGCCGACTACGGTGCCGACGTGGTGATCAACTATCAGAAACAATCGATCACCGAAGCAGTGATGCAGGCTGCCCCCGCCGGTGTCAACGTGATGTGGGAAACCCGCCGCGAACCCGACTTTGATGCCGCCGTCGGCATGCTGGCTGAACGAGGCCGGATGATCTTGATGGCCGGCCGTGACGCGCGACCGGAATTCCCTGTCGGTCCGTTTTACGTCAAAGAATGCAGTCTGCACGGTTTTGTGATGTTCAAAGGCACGCCGCTGGAGCTGCGCAAAGCCGCTGACCAGATCAATCAATGGATGGACGACGGTCGTCTGAAAGCCAACATCGGTGCCACGTTTCCGCTGCAGCAGGCCGCCGAGGCCCATCGATTGCAAGAAGAAGCCACGCTCCACGGAAAAGGCAATTTGACCGGAAAAATCGTCGTGAAGGTCTAG
- a CDS encoding anti-sigma factor family protein: MSTQILTDDTPVDPDDEQLVAYLDGELGPQDRDALEHRLINDADLRTRLHDLQRGWDMLDDLPDVTPNEKLVETTMEMVVTDVMRAGGKKPAWYQRVPIAVFVALGCLLTATMGYAAVQWRRTAMLNRQLDDLTIVEDLDAYLDGDDLNLMRQLAGMDAWQDVIITLKEIQAIEPIDTGLSELSIEQRKTALAELPGPIAGHLAANWDSFRNFDPSRQESLREFADTVALQTDAQRLLQTMRDYSLWKATLPPSQIDAIESPDVSDPGDAVEIESKRRDAIDQAIAYSNQRIQRQSAWMLNEETVDILNTGLSIILEERLSDPESATSLYRDRRLQDDDLPPFVREHIDRILLWEIVSDAPPGFERNDGAPKLTDQEFEMLEFWIPTKDAENLDILAGDDPMLRASVLSLWAESAMRRSMDDGRSTPLQRYQMMSDYQRMRLDLSEPEKIQEEISRTQRRRSFGGGRRGGGGGPGRGGPMPPPPPNDGQRDSIQ, encoded by the coding sequence ATGAGCACTCAAATTTTGACCGACGACACGCCGGTCGATCCCGACGACGAACAACTGGTCGCCTATTTGGACGGCGAACTGGGGCCACAAGATCGCGACGCGCTGGAGCATCGTTTGATCAACGATGCCGATCTGCGCACGCGGTTGCATGACCTACAGCGTGGTTGGGACATGCTGGACGATCTGCCCGACGTGACGCCCAACGAAAAGCTGGTCGAAACGACCATGGAGATGGTCGTCACCGATGTGATGCGGGCCGGCGGCAAAAAACCGGCGTGGTATCAACGCGTTCCCATCGCCGTCTTCGTCGCACTGGGTTGTTTGTTGACCGCGACGATGGGTTACGCCGCGGTCCAGTGGCGACGCACCGCCATGCTGAATCGGCAACTGGATGATTTAACGATCGTTGAGGACTTGGATGCGTACCTGGACGGCGATGATCTGAACCTGATGCGTCAGTTGGCCGGCATGGACGCATGGCAGGATGTGATCATCACGTTGAAGGAGATCCAGGCGATCGAACCGATCGACACGGGCCTGTCAGAATTGTCGATCGAGCAGCGAAAGACCGCGCTGGCGGAATTACCGGGACCGATCGCCGGTCACTTGGCAGCCAACTGGGACAGCTTCCGCAACTTCGACCCATCGCGTCAAGAATCCTTACGCGAGTTCGCCGATACCGTGGCCCTGCAAACCGACGCCCAGCGCTTGCTGCAAACAATGCGTGACTATTCGCTGTGGAAAGCCACTTTGCCGCCGTCACAGATCGATGCGATTGAATCGCCCGATGTTTCGGATCCCGGCGACGCCGTTGAAATCGAATCCAAACGCCGCGATGCAATTGACCAAGCCATCGCGTACAGCAACCAACGCATTCAACGACAAAGTGCTTGGATGTTGAACGAAGAAACCGTGGACATCTTGAACACGGGTCTTTCGATCATCTTGGAAGAACGACTGAGCGATCCCGAAAGTGCCACATCGCTGTACCGCGACCGTCGACTGCAAGACGATGATTTACCGCCCTTCGTGCGAGAACACATCGATCGAATCCTGTTGTGGGAAATCGTCAGTGATGCCCCGCCCGGATTTGAACGCAACGACGGCGCGCCGAAGCTGACCGACCAAGAATTCGAGATGCTGGAGTTTTGGATCCCGACCAAGGATGCCGAAAACCTGGATATCTTGGCCGGCGACGATCCAATGTTGCGTGCGTCGGTGCTGTCGCTGTGGGCCGAATCGGCGATGCGTCGGTCAATGGACGATGGGCGATCCACGCCGCTGCAGCGTTACCAGATGATGAGCGACTATCAACGGATGCGTTTGGATCTATCCGAACCCGAAAAGATCCAAGAAGAAATCTCGCGAACCCAACGTCGTCGCAGCTTCGGTGGTGGACGCCGTGGCGGCGGCGGTGGTCCGGGGCGTGGCGGTCCCATGCCGCCTCCGCCACCGAACGACGGACAACGCGATTCGATCCAATGA
- a CDS encoding sigma-70 family RNA polymerase sigma factor, translating to MRYQQSDPDVRLMMRVKEDDAAAFETLVRRYQTRLVRMMQHMGPKGMAEDLAQETFLRVYRARHRYQPGAKFATWLYTIAGNVARNANRSAGRRQEVSEIDAPLPDQPDQPATLLAGTAADASGLMPARMVEKGERAEIVRAAIESLGERQRMALMLSRFENLSYAEIAEAMGMSAKAVKSLLSRARVNLKELLQPYIDAGVLPQEPK from the coding sequence ATGCGTTATCAGCAGTCCGATCCGGACGTTCGCCTGATGATGCGCGTGAAGGAAGACGATGCGGCGGCGTTTGAAACGTTGGTGCGACGTTACCAAACACGTTTGGTGCGAATGATGCAGCACATGGGCCCCAAGGGAATGGCCGAAGACCTGGCGCAGGAGACTTTCCTGCGGGTCTATCGTGCCCGCCATCGCTATCAACCGGGCGCGAAGTTTGCCACGTGGCTGTACACGATCGCCGGGAACGTCGCGAGGAACGCGAATCGGTCCGCCGGACGACGCCAAGAGGTCAGCGAGATCGACGCACCGCTGCCGGACCAGCCCGATCAACCGGCGACGCTGTTGGCCGGGACCGCGGCCGACGCCAGCGGATTGATGCCCGCACGCATGGTGGAAAAAGGCGAAAGAGCCGAGATCGTTCGCGCGGCCATCGAAAGCTTGGGAGAACGCCAACGCATGGCTCTGATGCTGTCGCGTTTTGAAAACCTTAGCTATGCCGAGATCGCCGAAGCCATGGGCATGTCGGCCAAGGCGGTCAAGTCGTTGCTCAGCCGCGCGCGAGTCAATCTGAAAGAACTGCTTCAGCCCTACATCGACGCAGGCGTCCTGCCACAGGAGCCGAAGTGA
- a CDS encoding protein kinase domain-containing protein, with the protein MTTVSGNLLQTIIADQDLSDRLAAMPADSKTVSLSFVATHPTFSHPAWQRTGDSADHTETHIIPEGAADAPPTDPFDIEQFIRSQAENNVPIRRVATLEQGKRHDAEYRLVGKLGSGGTGIVYQAHQRAIDREVAVKQLRDDLSRDTQSRERFITEARVIGGLDHPNVIALHELCMDDQGRLFYSMKRVDGSSWDQQIADMSIEENLRVLLRVADAIRYAHSRGLVHRDIKPENVMLGRFGEVLLADWGLAISHGPTDAIDREIDSTIGGTPAYMAPELAMGDTSKVSFQTDVYLLGAVLFQILTGQAPHHGETLLSCIHAAANNVIRPTDVEGELMDVAMQAMATRPADRHQGVEAFISAIEDYQVHRQSVSLVRRAEQILHDAQDNAPEQGKRSYEPYRLADAILNEAVQAWPGNKRAHRAQTELHRQFASIAASNGDLDLAISLYESCGDGESEVAMRLRRQRDLRNDQADREARYSALFTRSPEAGLLVRITDGEVLEANEAFSSLLGYDVSQIVGARMPELQIYKCPEKRREFFRRLQKSGKVDNFEAVFLRRDGSEIHVLISARSIELGDEKVVMSTIRDISLRKDAENALRQSRCRLRDLQRLAGLGTWGFNVMTEEISWSEETFRLVGRDVRSGPLSFEAYLSTIHPDDSPHLREAVKQSVESGTAFEINLRQGTIGDVEKMLPVNQRAYRPAIARGQPLFDDEQKVIEIYGVLIPIGAATT; encoded by the coding sequence ATGACCACCGTGAGCGGCAATCTGCTGCAGACGATCATCGCCGACCAAGACCTTTCGGATCGTCTGGCCGCAATGCCCGCCGATTCCAAAACGGTTTCGCTGTCCTTCGTCGCCACCCACCCGACTTTTTCTCACCCGGCATGGCAACGCACCGGTGATTCGGCCGATCACACCGAAACGCACATCATTCCCGAGGGTGCGGCCGACGCCCCACCCACCGATCCGTTCGACATCGAACAATTCATCCGGTCGCAAGCGGAAAACAACGTCCCCATCCGCCGGGTCGCCACGCTGGAACAGGGCAAACGCCACGACGCGGAATACCGACTGGTCGGAAAACTGGGCAGCGGCGGAACGGGCATCGTCTACCAAGCACACCAACGCGCGATCGATCGCGAAGTCGCGGTCAAGCAATTGCGGGATGACCTGAGCCGCGACACGCAATCGCGCGAACGGTTCATCACCGAAGCTCGCGTGATCGGCGGGCTGGATCACCCCAACGTGATCGCCCTGCACGAACTGTGCATGGACGATCAAGGCCGCCTGTTTTATTCGATGAAACGCGTCGACGGTTCCAGTTGGGACCAGCAGATTGCGGACATGTCGATCGAAGAAAACCTGCGTGTCCTGCTGCGCGTGGCCGACGCGATCCGATACGCCCATTCACGCGGGCTGGTACACCGCGACATCAAACCCGAAAACGTGATGCTGGGTCGATTCGGCGAAGTCTTATTGGCCGACTGGGGGCTGGCGATCAGCCACGGTCCGACCGATGCGATTGATCGCGAAATCGATTCCACGATCGGCGGCACGCCCGCGTACATGGCACCCGAATTGGCGATGGGCGACACGTCCAAAGTCAGTTTCCAGACCGACGTCTACTTGTTGGGCGCAGTGCTGTTCCAAATCTTGACCGGCCAAGCACCGCACCACGGCGAAACGCTGTTGTCGTGCATCCACGCGGCGGCCAACAACGTCATTCGCCCGACGGACGTCGAAGGCGAATTGATGGACGTCGCCATGCAAGCGATGGCAACTCGCCCCGCCGACCGCCACCAGGGCGTCGAAGCCTTCATCAGTGCGATCGAAGACTATCAAGTTCATCGCCAAAGTGTTTCACTGGTCCGGCGTGCCGAACAGATCCTGCACGATGCACAAGACAATGCACCGGAGCAGGGAAAGCGTTCGTACGAGCCGTACCGTTTGGCCGATGCCATTTTGAACGAAGCGGTCCAGGCGTGGCCGGGCAACAAGCGTGCGCATCGCGCCCAGACCGAACTGCATCGACAATTCGCGTCGATCGCGGCGTCCAACGGCGATTTGGACTTGGCCATTTCGCTGTACGAATCCTGTGGCGACGGTGAATCGGAAGTCGCGATGCGTTTGCGTCGCCAGCGAGATTTGCGCAACGACCAGGCCGACCGTGAAGCCCGTTATTCGGCTTTGTTCACGCGGTCACCCGAAGCCGGTTTGTTGGTCCGCATCACCGACGGCGAGGTTTTGGAGGCGAACGAAGCGTTTTCGAGCCTGTTGGGCTATGACGTCAGCCAGATCGTCGGAGCTCGGATGCCCGAGTTGCAGATCTACAAGTGCCCGGAAAAACGGCGCGAGTTTTTTCGGCGGCTGCAAAAATCCGGCAAGGTCGACAACTTCGAAGCGGTGTTCTTGCGGCGTGACGGTTCGGAAATCCATGTGTTGATCAGCGCAAGGTCGATCGAACTGGGCGACGAAAAGGTCGTGATGTCGACGATCCGTGACATCTCGCTGCGCAAAGACGCTGAAAATGCGCTGCGTCAAAGTCGTTGTCGTCTGCGTGACCTCCAGCGTTTGGCCGGCTTGGGCACCTGGGGCTTCAACGTGATGACCGAAGAAATCAGTTGGAGCGAGGAGACGTTTCGCTTGGTCGGCCGTGACGTTCGCAGCGGACCGCTGTCTTTCGAAGCGTACCTGTCGACCATCCACCCAGATGATTCACCGCACCTGCGTGAAGCCGTCAAGCAATCGGTCGAAAGTGGGACGGCGTTTGAAATCAATTTGCGTCAGGGAACGATTGGCGATGTCGAAAAAATGCTGCCCGTCAATCAGCGTGCCTATCGACCCGCGATCGCACGCGGTCAACCGTTGTTCGACGACGAACAAAAAGTGATCGAGATTTACGGCGTACTGATCCCGATCGGCGCGGCGACCACGTAA